A window of the Rhodospirillaceae bacterium genome harbors these coding sequences:
- a CDS encoding response regulator, protein MAKILIVEDMRTQAQLLEHHLAALGHESQWAGNGQEALEYLSRERPDIIISDVQMPVMNGLELCKEIKANPALRFIPVILLTAADEATDVLRGINAHADGYLTKPYEQALLGEIILTTIAANGAEDEAAYQDSEPIEVELNGEKHTITASRKHMAKLFLSAYQSSSIQNSLLIEKETKLTETNNKLSRSIEQLSASEERFRGLVQTLPDIVYKIDRDGCFTFVNDSIHRLGYHQTDLLGRHFSEIIFDEDVEHVSADSVIPKIRETRKNAETDDVPTTPHPKLFDERRTTDRMTIGLELRLKTKSGEFAGHAELKALGEQLLYVEVNSIGMYGENPNSDRQYVGSVGVIRDISERIATQQAMKLAKEAADTANKAKSEFLSSMSHELRTPLNAILGFSQLLDDPDNPLNGEQISSVGHILDGGEHLLNLINEVLDLAKIESGNISISIERIEPVKAVSQCILMANALAEKRNITVINNVLGDQIPWLYADLVRFKQVLINLLSNAVKYNENGGQVTLDWADTGEGMVRLTVTDNGYGIPEERHDELFRPFQRLGKEASDIEGTGIGLTISRELVERMKGHIGFKSQPDEGSEFWIEFPIASTQHDVTLVGDSKGDIEEVLEDGETTFKDTKILIYIEDNPANLQLMGRVVLNIPNCRLLSSSNAEDGLKLIDEKKPDLILMDINLPGMSGFDAMKILQGQDSTRNIPVIAITAAAMAESVAEGRALGFTEYLTKPFNVANVAKVIIKTLRATEN, encoded by the coding sequence ATGGCTAAAATTCTCATCGTTGAAGACATGAGAACCCAGGCTCAGCTCCTAGAACACCATTTGGCCGCGCTTGGTCACGAGAGCCAGTGGGCGGGTAACGGGCAGGAGGCCCTTGAATACCTCAGCCGCGAACGACCTGATATAATTATCAGCGACGTTCAAATGCCGGTGATGAATGGCCTAGAATTATGCAAAGAGATCAAAGCTAATCCGGCGCTTCGTTTCATTCCTGTGATTTTGCTGACTGCGGCAGATGAAGCCACGGATGTGCTACGCGGTATAAATGCGCATGCGGACGGCTACCTAACCAAACCTTATGAGCAGGCCCTCTTAGGCGAAATTATTCTGACAACAATTGCTGCAAACGGTGCGGAAGACGAAGCCGCCTATCAAGATTCCGAACCCATTGAAGTAGAGTTGAATGGCGAAAAGCATACCATTACAGCCTCGCGCAAACATATGGCGAAACTTTTTCTTTCTGCCTATCAAAGTTCGTCCATACAGAACAGTTTATTGATTGAAAAAGAAACAAAGCTTACTGAGACCAATAACAAACTGTCGCGGTCAATCGAACAACTTTCAGCATCCGAAGAACGCTTTCGTGGATTGGTGCAAACCCTACCTGATATTGTCTATAAAATTGACCGGGACGGCTGTTTTACCTTCGTCAATGATTCCATCCACCGCCTGGGCTATCACCAAACAGATCTCCTGGGACGGCATTTCAGTGAAATCATCTTTGACGAGGACGTGGAACATGTCAGTGCCGACAGTGTAATCCCCAAAATCCGAGAGACCCGAAAGAATGCAGAGACTGACGACGTGCCGACAACACCACACCCTAAGCTATTTGACGAACGGCGAACGACCGACCGGATGACGATTGGGCTTGAACTACGGCTAAAAACGAAATCTGGCGAATTTGCAGGGCATGCCGAATTGAAGGCTCTCGGCGAACAATTGCTCTATGTCGAAGTTAACAGCATCGGCATGTACGGTGAAAATCCAAATTCAGACCGACAATACGTAGGTAGTGTCGGTGTGATCCGAGACATTTCAGAACGTATCGCGACCCAGCAAGCAATGAAATTAGCCAAAGAGGCGGCAGATACCGCCAATAAGGCAAAGTCCGAATTCCTTTCGTCGATGAGCCATGAACTCAGGACCCCGCTCAACGCCATCCTCGGGTTTAGCCAATTGCTGGATGATCCAGACAACCCCTTAAATGGAGAACAAATATCCTCTGTCGGTCACATCCTCGATGGTGGCGAACACCTTCTTAATTTGATCAACGAAGTCCTTGACCTGGCCAAAATTGAATCCGGAAATATTTCGATTTCGATAGAACGCATTGAACCTGTAAAGGCTGTTTCACAATGTATTCTCATGGCCAACGCACTGGCGGAGAAACGCAATATAACTGTAATCAACAATGTCTTAGGTGATCAAATTCCGTGGCTGTACGCAGATTTGGTGCGGTTTAAACAGGTGCTGATTAATTTATTGTCGAATGCGGTGAAGTATAACGAAAACGGCGGTCAGGTTACCCTGGATTGGGCCGATACAGGCGAGGGTATGGTTCGATTAACGGTCACAGATAACGGCTACGGCATCCCCGAAGAAAGACACGATGAATTGTTTAGGCCGTTCCAACGCCTAGGCAAGGAAGCCAGTGATATTGAGGGAACCGGAATTGGCCTTACAATTTCCAGAGAACTTGTGGAACGCATGAAAGGCCACATTGGTTTCAAAAGCCAACCGGATGAGGGAAGCGAGTTTTGGATTGAATTTCCCATTGCGTCGACACAGCATGACGTCACCTTGGTCGGCGACAGCAAGGGTGACATCGAGGAAGTCCTGGAAGACGGCGAAACAACTTTTAAAGACACAAAAATCCTTATTTATATTGAGGACAATCCTGCTAATCTTCAGCTTATGGGTCGGGTCGTTTTAAACATTCCGAATTGTCGTCTTCTGAGCAGTTCCAATGCTGAAGACGGTTTGAAATTGATAGATGAGAAGAAACCTGATCTCATTTTAATGGACATAAACCTTCCAGGAATGAGTGGCTTTGACGCCATGAAAATACTGCAAGGTCAAGACTCAACGCGAAACATCCCGGTAATCGCCATCACAGCCGCAGCCATGGCAGAAAGTGTTGCCGAAGGGCGAGCACTTGGGTTCACAGAATATCTAACCAAGCCTTTTAATGTGGCCAATGTAGCAAAAGTCATCATCAAGACGCTCCGCGCTACTGAAAATTGA
- the secA gene encoding preprotein translocase subunit SecA: MFGAIAQRMFGSSNDRYLKPLQSDVDAINALEPELEKLSDEDLAARTPWLRGRLEQGEDLDAILVDAFATVREAAKRTLGQRHYDVQLLGGIILHRGIIAEMKTGEGKTLSSTLPVYLNALSGDGVHVVTVNDYLAKRDAEWMGQVYQFLGLSVGCIVHDLDDTERKAAYGADVTYATNNELGFDYLRDNMKFDLEEMAQREFNYAIVDEVDSILIDEARTPLIISGPTEDASELYSALDKLIPKLEPSDYEKDEKARAATYTDAGTEKLEQILRDEGLLETGSLYDIQNVSLVHHANQALRAHILFARDTDYIVKDNKVIIIDEFTGRMMEGRRYSEGLHQALEAKEHVEIQTENQTLASITFQNYFRLYPKLAGMTGTAMTEAGEFSEIYKLNVVDIPTNLPAVREDFDDEVYRTADEKNASIVDLIADCQKRNQPVLVGTVSIEKSEHLSALLKKKKVVHQVLNARYHEQEASIISEAGAPGAITIATNMAGRGTDIQLGGNFDMRVAGEVTEAEGPERDKHIEKIQAEIEEKKQIVIAAGGLFIMGTERHESRRIDNQLRGRSGRQGDPGASKFYLSLEDDLMRIFGSERIDSMLQKLGLEDGEAIVHPWVNKALEKAQGKVEERNFEIRKNLLKFDDVMNDQRKAIYEQRKDLMKAETVNEDINDMRHQVIEDMVAAHIPEKAYAEQWDMAGLHEEVLRVLGMDIPVADWAKEEGIADAEIISRLTEMSNRAMAEKAVNFGPDVMRTVEKSLLLQLLDQTWKEHLLTLDHLRQGIGLRAYGQRDPLNEYKSEAFDLFSAMLENLRETVTQTLAHIELQVEPTEEDLYPQSDQEMMETREDPAFQNLDSTPEQLSDDRPLAAPMRSREAANVLDPDDASTWGRVSRNQTCPCGSGKKYKHCHGKLS, from the coding sequence ATGTTTGGCGCTATCGCCCAGCGAATGTTTGGTTCGTCCAACGACCGCTATTTAAAACCCCTGCAAAGTGACGTTGATGCGATCAACGCGCTGGAACCTGAGCTTGAAAAGCTAAGCGACGAGGATCTGGCCGCCCGCACCCCTTGGCTGCGCGGCCGGTTGGAACAAGGCGAAGACCTGGACGCCATTTTGGTAGATGCCTTCGCTACCGTAAGAGAAGCCGCCAAACGCACCCTTGGCCAACGCCACTATGATGTTCAACTGTTGGGCGGGATCATCCTGCATCGCGGCATTATCGCTGAAATGAAGACGGGTGAAGGTAAGACCCTAAGCTCAACCCTGCCTGTATACCTGAATGCCTTGTCTGGCGACGGCGTGCACGTGGTCACGGTCAACGATTACCTGGCCAAGCGCGATGCCGAATGGATGGGTCAGGTTTATCAGTTTCTGGGTCTTAGCGTCGGTTGCATCGTCCACGACCTTGATGATACTGAACGTAAGGCCGCCTATGGCGCCGACGTTACTTACGCCACCAACAACGAACTCGGCTTTGATTATCTGCGCGACAATATGAAGTTCGACCTGGAAGAAATGGCGCAACGGGAATTTAATTATGCGATTGTCGATGAAGTCGATTCGATCCTGATCGACGAAGCCAGAACGCCCCTTATTATTTCAGGCCCGACCGAAGATGCGTCAGAACTTTATTCAGCACTTGATAAGCTGATACCGAAACTGGAACCGTCAGACTACGAAAAAGACGAAAAAGCCCGCGCCGCGACTTACACAGATGCGGGTACGGAAAAGCTTGAACAGATTCTTCGCGATGAAGGTCTTTTGGAAACTGGTTCACTTTATGACATTCAAAATGTCTCATTGGTGCACCACGCCAATCAGGCACTTCGCGCGCATATCTTGTTTGCCCGTGATACTGATTACATCGTTAAAGATAACAAGGTCATCATCATTGACGAATTCACCGGGCGCATGATGGAAGGACGACGCTATTCGGAAGGCCTGCACCAAGCGCTGGAAGCCAAAGAACATGTCGAGATTCAAACTGAGAATCAAACGTTGGCATCGATCACCTTCCAAAACTACTTCCGGCTGTATCCAAAACTGGCAGGCATGACCGGTACGGCCATGACCGAAGCCGGTGAATTTTCGGAGATTTATAAATTAAATGTCGTCGATATCCCGACCAATTTGCCCGCGGTCCGGGAAGATTTTGATGATGAAGTTTATCGTACAGCAGATGAAAAAAATGCCTCTATCGTTGATCTGATCGCCGATTGTCAAAAACGTAATCAGCCGGTCCTGGTCGGCACAGTGAGCATCGAAAAATCGGAGCACCTGTCTGCGCTATTAAAAAAGAAAAAGGTCGTACATCAGGTTCTGAACGCGCGCTATCATGAACAGGAAGCCAGCATCATTTCCGAAGCCGGCGCACCCGGCGCCATTACCATTGCCACCAACATGGCAGGTCGCGGCACAGACATTCAGTTAGGTGGCAACTTTGATATGCGTGTCGCTGGTGAGGTCACAGAAGCCGAAGGCCCAGAGCGCGACAAACATATCGAAAAAATTCAGGCTGAAATTGAGGAAAAAAAGCAGATCGTAATTGCCGCTGGCGGTCTGTTCATTATGGGTACGGAACGTCATGAAAGCCGCCGCATCGATAATCAGTTACGCGGCCGGTCTGGTCGTCAAGGCGATCCCGGCGCCTCCAAATTCTACCTGTCGCTTGAAGACGATCTAATGCGCATCTTCGGTTCTGAACGGATCGATAGCATGCTCCAGAAACTTGGCCTGGAAGATGGCGAGGCGATTGTCCATCCGTGGGTCAACAAGGCGCTGGAAAAGGCTCAAGGAAAAGTCGAAGAACGCAACTTCGAAATTCGAAAGAACCTTCTAAAATTCGACGACGTAATGAATGATCAGCGTAAGGCTATTTATGAGCAGCGCAAAGATCTTATGAAGGCAGAGACCGTCAACGAAGATATCAACGACATGCGCCATCAAGTGATCGAAGACATGGTCGCCGCGCACATCCCTGAAAAGGCATATGCTGAACAATGGGACATGGCTGGCCTCCATGAAGAAGTCTTGCGCGTGCTGGGCATGGATATTCCTGTTGCCGACTGGGCCAAAGAAGAAGGCATAGCAGATGCAGAAATCATTAGCCGTTTGACCGAAATGTCCAACCGGGCCATGGCGGAAAAAGCCGTTAACTTCGGCCCGGACGTCATGCGTACAGTGGAAAAAAGCCTGCTCTTACAGTTATTGGACCAAACTTGGAAAGAACACCTTCTGACCCTGGACCATTTGCGCCAAGGCATTGGGCTTCGCGCTTATGGTCAGCGCGACCCCTTGAACGAATACAAGAGCGAAGCGTTCGATCTGTTTTCGGCCATGCTGGAGAACTTGCGTGAAACGGTAACCCAGACCCTGGCCCATATCGAACTCCAGGTTGAGCCGACGGAAGAAGACCTATACCCCCAATCCGATCAAGAAATGATGGAAACCCGGGAAGACCCTGCATTTCAGAATTTAGACTCCACGCCGGAACAATTATCCGATGATCGGCCCTTGGCTGCTCCAATGCGCTCGCGTGAAGCCGCCAACGTCCTAGACCCAGACGATGCGTCAACGTGGGGCCGCGTATCGCGCAATCAAACTTGTCCCTGTGGATCAGGAAAGAAATATAAGCACTGCCACGGAAAGCTCTCTTAA
- a CDS encoding peptidylprolyl isomerase, with protein MAKRILVAMVVGLSIWSPVYAAEDKSDPVVATVNGEEIRQSHVDTFRESLPAEAKALPPQTLFPMIVNSMVETKLVAAEARRKGMHDNKAFKSRIVRIENELLQAQYMKIFMTENLTEQLMQERYKDLVAKSLNSDEVHARHILLGSEADAKGVIAALDKGGDFVALAKKKSTGPSGPNGGDLGFFKASDMVGPFSKAAFAMKKGEHSKTAVKTQYGWHVILVVDRRKGAAPGIEESREKIVAEITRDLRTELMKRLSAKADIKILDGSGLDKAPKTK; from the coding sequence ATGGCGAAGCGAATTTTGGTCGCGATGGTTGTTGGTCTTTCAATTTGGTCCCCGGTGTATGCGGCGGAGGACAAGTCCGATCCCGTTGTTGCCACCGTTAATGGCGAGGAAATCCGCCAGTCTCACGTGGATACGTTTCGCGAATCCCTACCTGCGGAAGCCAAGGCGTTGCCCCCTCAAACCCTGTTCCCGATGATCGTGAACAGCATGGTGGAAACCAAACTCGTCGCAGCAGAGGCTCGGCGAAAAGGGATGCATGACAATAAGGCCTTCAAAAGTCGGATCGTTCGGATCGAAAATGAACTGCTGCAAGCCCAGTACATGAAAATTTTTATGACTGAAAATTTGACCGAGCAGTTGATGCAGGAACGCTACAAAGACCTCGTCGCCAAATCCCTTAATAGTGACGAAGTCCACGCCCGCCATATCTTGCTGGGCTCAGAAGCGGATGCAAAAGGAGTCATTGCAGCACTTGATAAAGGGGGAGACTTCGTTGCCTTGGCGAAGAAGAAATCAACCGGACCCTCTGGGCCGAATGGCGGTGACCTCGGATTTTTCAAAGCAAGCGATATGGTTGGACCCTTTTCCAAGGCGGCTTTCGCCATGAAAAAAGGTGAACATTCAAAGACTGCGGTGAAAACGCAATACGGCTGGCACGTGATTTTAGTGGTGGATCGACGCAAGGGGGCAGCACCCGGCATAGAGGAGTCTCGGGAAAAAATCGTAGCAGAAATTACCAGAGACCTGAGGACCGAGCTTATGAAACGCCTGAGCGCCAAAGCCGACATCAAAATCTTGGACGGTTCCGGACTGGACAAAGCACCAAAGACGAAATAG
- the argJ gene encoding bifunctional glutamate N-acetyltransferase/amino-acid acetyltransferase ArgJ, translating into MSKVSPLAPKKFPEMKPLAGVRLAAGACGLRYKGRTDLMLVELAPETTVAGVFTKSLTASAPVDWCRSALKGGHARALVVNSGNANAFTGKFGIAGVEETVEAAADALPCRPSTVFVASTGVIGEPLPTGKISAALPGLREALADDEWAAAAGAIMTTDTYDKGSTRTAKIGDATVTINGFAKGSGMIAPDMATMLGFIFTDATIPAGVLQEILAPINERSFNSITVDSDTSTSDTVLLFATGAGADHEAVSTVADPQLKDFREKLEEVMLDLAHQIVRDGEGASKFVTVKITGAESARAARIIGLSVANSPLVKTAIAGEDANWGRIVMAVGKAGQRADRDKLAINVGGTQVTEFGGAVDGFDEAPIAEHMKGQEINISIDVGIGNGEATVWTCDLTHEYISINADYRS; encoded by the coding sequence ATGAGCAAGGTGTCGCCTCTGGCGCCCAAAAAGTTTCCAGAAATGAAGCCGTTGGCCGGTGTTAGGTTGGCGGCAGGGGCGTGTGGTCTGCGCTACAAGGGCCGGACGGATTTAATGCTGGTGGAACTTGCGCCTGAGACCACGGTGGCAGGCGTTTTCACGAAATCACTCACCGCATCGGCACCCGTCGATTGGTGCCGCAGTGCGTTAAAAGGCGGACATGCGCGGGCCTTGGTGGTGAATTCAGGCAACGCCAATGCCTTCACCGGTAAATTCGGCATCGCCGGTGTGGAAGAAACGGTTGAGGCCGCTGCTGATGCTCTGCCATGTCGGCCAAGCACGGTCTTCGTTGCTTCAACCGGCGTCATTGGCGAGCCGCTGCCCACAGGAAAAATCTCTGCTGCCCTTCCGGGGCTGAGGGAAGCCTTGGCGGATGACGAATGGGCGGCCGCTGCTGGCGCGATTATGACCACCGATACCTATGACAAGGGTTCCACCCGTACTGCCAAAATCGGCGATGCGACCGTGACCATCAATGGTTTCGCCAAGGGCTCCGGCATGATTGCACCGGATATGGCGACCATGCTGGGGTTCATCTTCACCGATGCGACGATTCCAGCGGGTGTGCTGCAAGAAATTCTGGCCCCCATAAACGAACGGTCATTCAATTCCATCACTGTAGACAGCGACACCTCGACCAGCGACACGGTCTTGTTGTTCGCAACGGGGGCAGGCGCTGACCATGAAGCCGTGAGCACCGTCGCCGATCCGCAATTAAAGGATTTCAGGGAGAAGCTGGAAGAAGTCATGCTCGACCTCGCCCATCAAATCGTTCGCGATGGTGAAGGTGCTTCCAAGTTTGTGACGGTCAAGATAACTGGGGCTGAAAGTGCCAGGGCAGCACGGATCATCGGATTGTCGGTTGCCAATTCCCCCTTGGTGAAGACGGCAATTGCAGGTGAAGACGCGAATTGGGGTCGGATCGTCATGGCCGTCGGCAAAGCCGGGCAACGGGCTGACAGGGACAAACTCGCCATCAACGTTGGTGGCACCCAAGTAACCGAATTCGGCGGTGCCGTCGATGGATTTGATGAAGCACCGATTGCCGAACACATGAAGGGCCAGGAAATAAACATCTCCATCGATGTCGGTATCGGCAACGGCGAAGCCACAGTCTGGACCTGCGACCTAACCCACGAATACATTTCGATCAATGCCGACTACAGGTCCTGA
- a CDS encoding (deoxy)nucleoside triphosphate pyrophosphohydrolase — translation MPTTGPDLGCLQVEARERAADLSVILVVAAALVDIDGRVLLAQRPEGKAMAGLWEFPGGKVNDGELPEVALIRELKEELGIDVTESCLAPITFASHSYDDFHLLMPVFACRVWKGEVAALEGQALKWVRPVRMVDYPMPPADVPLIALLRDLL, via the coding sequence ATGCCGACTACAGGTCCTGATTTAGGCTGTCTTCAAGTTGAAGCCCGTGAAAGGGCGGCGGACCTGTCTGTCATTCTTGTCGTTGCTGCAGCCCTGGTGGACATAGATGGCCGCGTACTGCTGGCCCAGCGGCCCGAAGGCAAGGCGATGGCAGGGTTATGGGAATTCCCCGGTGGCAAAGTTAACGACGGAGAATTGCCTGAGGTAGCCCTAATCCGCGAATTAAAAGAAGAACTCGGCATCGACGTCACCGAAAGCTGTTTGGCGCCGATTACCTTTGCGTCGCACTCCTACGATGATTTTCATCTCTTGATGCCGGTCTTCGCGTGCCGGGTTTGGAAAGGGGAGGTCGCAGCGTTAGAAGGCCAGGCCTTAAAATGGGTGCGGCCCGTACGGATGGTCGATTATCCGATGCCGCCGGCTGATGTGCCTTTGATTGCGCTGCTTAGAGATTTGTTATGA
- a CDS encoding competence/damage-inducible protein A, producing MAEIKKVTACLLIVGDEVLSGRTKDANLAFLGMELNEIGIRMSECRVVPDEEDVIVAAINEVRARYDYIFTTGGIGPTHDDITAACVAKAFGVELHRHPEAVEIFLEHYAPKDMNETRWKMAETPIGADLIHNPVSRPPGFKMENVYVMAGIPRVMQGMFGTFKDTLEGGDKLLSRTIPTHAKEGDMGKPLKELQKNHPDVEIGSYPFFQANGGTGVRIALRHPDMARIDEVAEDVIALIHDLGEEVVDEG from the coding sequence ATGGCGGAGATTAAAAAGGTTACAGCCTGCCTGCTGATTGTCGGTGACGAGGTGCTGAGCGGACGAACAAAGGACGCGAACCTCGCATTTTTGGGCATGGAACTGAACGAAATCGGCATTCGCATGTCGGAATGCCGGGTCGTGCCGGATGAAGAAGATGTGATTGTCGCGGCGATCAACGAAGTCCGCGCCCGCTATGACTACATTTTTACAACTGGCGGCATCGGCCCCACCCATGATGACATCACGGCGGCCTGTGTCGCCAAAGCTTTCGGCGTGGAACTGCATCGCCACCCGGAAGCCGTCGAAATCTTTCTCGAACACTATGCACCCAAAGACATGAACGAAACCCGTTGGAAAATGGCGGAAACGCCGATTGGGGCTGACCTGATCCATAACCCGGTCAGCCGCCCGCCCGGGTTTAAGATGGAAAACGTCTACGTCATGGCGGGCATTCCCAGAGTCATGCAGGGTATGTTCGGCACCTTCAAGGACACATTGGAAGGCGGCGATAAACTGCTCAGCCGCACCATCCCCACCCACGCCAAAGAAGGCGACATGGGCAAACCCCTCAAAGAACTCCAAAAAAATCACCCAGACGTGGAAATCGGCAGCTACCCGTTCTTTCAAGCGAACGGCGGCACAGGCGTCCGAATCGCCCTCCGCCACCCCGACATGGCCCGGATCGACGAAGTCGCGGAAGACGTGATTGCGCTGATCCACGACTTAGGCGAAGAAGTTGTGGATGAGGGCTAA
- a CDS encoding tyrosine-type recombinase/integrase — MCSGGSRHFQPTDVTPHIMRHTAITRRAETGADIKTIQEFSGHESLQMVLRYAHPQEAAINRALDRMESGTNLEQLPARTPQRS; from the coding sequence ATGTGCTCTGGCGGCAGTCGTCACTTTCAGCCAACCGATGTCACTCCCCATATTATGAGGCATACGGCAATAACCCGCCGAGCCGAAACCGGAGCCGACATAAAGACGATCCAGGAATTTTCCGGGCATGAGAGCCTACAAATGGTATTGCGATACGCGCACCCTCAAGAGGCGGCAATAAATCGTGCATTAGACCGCATGGAAAGCGGAACCAATTTAGAACAATTGCCCGCCCGCACACCCCAACGTTCCTGA
- a CDS encoding hemerythrin family protein has product MPFVEWSNNYATGIPRIDKDHRSLFMLINNLHDKAAQGFPDESVKATIDALVDYVEYHFTNEEDIMDRCGYDDIESHKAGHRNLQRLLESYRLSYLDDPKLFDVAGFVEFLKQWLQSHILTSDMAYIPYVQGLIEPDDK; this is encoded by the coding sequence GTGCCGTTCGTAGAGTGGTCAAACAACTACGCCACAGGGATCCCCCGCATCGATAAGGATCACCGTAGTTTATTCATGCTGATTAATAATCTTCATGACAAAGCCGCGCAGGGCTTCCCCGATGAGTCTGTAAAAGCCACGATTGATGCACTAGTTGACTATGTTGAATATCACTTTACCAATGAAGAAGACATTATGGACCGCTGCGGTTATGACGACATAGAGAGCCATAAGGCGGGGCACCGAAATCTTCAACGTCTATTGGAATCGTACAGACTGTCCTATTTAGACGATCCAAAGTTATTCGACGTCGCAGGTTTCGTCGAATTCCTAAAACAATGGCTACAAAGTCACATCCTCACGTCTGACATGGCATACATCCCCTATGTTCAAGGACTCATTGAACCCGATGACAAATAG